The Coprobacter tertius genome has a window encoding:
- a CDS encoding ROK family protein — protein sequence MSKPYVVGIDIGGTNSVFGIVDARGTVIASGSIKTQKYNKVEDYVEDLTAELTKLLESENATDKIMGIGIGAPNGNYFSGTIEFAPNLPWRGVIPLAQMISDRMGIPAALTNDANAAAIGEMTYGAARGLKDFIMITLGTGVGSGIVINGQLVYGHDGFAGELGHTIVRRNNGRLCGCGRTGCLEAYTSATGVARTAREFLEIRKDDSLLRQIPIQDITSKDVYDAAVKGDKMAAEIFEYTGTILGEAFADFVAFSSPKAIILFGGLAKSGDLIMKPICEAMERNMLNIFKNKVKVMLSELKESDAAVLGASALGWEAK from the coding sequence ATGAGTAAACCATATGTAGTGGGTATAGATATTGGTGGAACCAATTCTGTATTTGGCATTGTCGATGCCCGTGGAACCGTAATTGCAAGTGGTTCTATCAAAACGCAGAAATATAATAAAGTTGAAGATTATGTTGAGGATCTGACTGCAGAACTGACTAAACTTTTGGAGTCGGAAAATGCCACCGATAAAATTATGGGAATCGGTATTGGCGCTCCTAATGGTAATTATTTTAGCGGGACGATCGAGTTTGCGCCGAACTTGCCTTGGAGAGGTGTAATACCGTTGGCTCAGATGATTTCCGACCGCATGGGTATTCCTGCTGCTCTTACTAATGATGCGAATGCTGCCGCAATCGGAGAAATGACGTATGGTGCGGCACGCGGATTGAAGGATTTTATCATGATCACTTTAGGAACAGGTGTAGGTAGCGGTATTGTCATAAACGGACAACTTGTTTATGGGCACGACGGATTTGCCGGAGAGCTCGGCCATACAATTGTACGTCGTAATAACGGTCGCTTATGCGGATGCGGACGTACCGGCTGTCTCGAAGCTTATACGTCTGCTACCGGAGTGGCGCGTACAGCTCGCGAATTTCTCGAAATACGTAAAGATGACAGTCTTTTGCGTCAAATTCCTATTCAGGATATTACATCTAAGGATGTATATGATGCGGCAGTTAAGGGAGATAAAATGGCGGCAGAAATATTTGAATATACCGGCACCATACTTGGTGAGGCTTTTGCTGATTTCGTCGCATTTTCGAGTCCTAAAGCGATTATTCTTTTCGGCGGTTTGGCTAAATCGGGGGACCTTATTATGAAACCGATTTGTGAAGCTATGGAGAGAAATATGCTTAATATATTTAAGAACAAGGTGAAAGTTATGCTTTCTGAGCTGAAAGAAAGCGATGCTGCTGTTTTGGGTGCCAGTGCACTCGGATGGGAAGCCAAATAA
- a CDS encoding acyltransferase, with product MKKYLDFDEIRPFYDEELPEIIPSVIAEPGFKHAIEYIMPGVDYKQFCDTMLSCTSKKDFQSKLAVPFLYRLVKASTTGVDASGFEYLDHSESYTFMSNHRDIVLDASFLNIMLIEHGFETSEVAIGDNLLIYPWISNLVRINKSVIVNRDVPVRKMLEVSRRLSNYINFAIKIKHQSLWIAQREGRAKDSDDRTQESVIKMLNLGGGSSDVKTNIMGVNIVPVSISYEYDPCDFLKAREFQLKRDCPDYKKTPHDDLLNMETGILGQKGHIHFAMSEPLNKRLAEITENLDKTEMIARITHLIDHAIHSNYMIYPINYIAYDMLYDEERFAKNYMPEEKNNFINYIQGQIDKITDIPDKDENFLRKKMLEMYSNPLKNKLSASNSL from the coding sequence ATGAAAAAATATCTTGACTTTGACGAAATACGTCCCTTTTACGACGAAGAGCTACCCGAAATTATTCCTTCGGTTATAGCCGAACCCGGATTTAAACACGCGATAGAATACATAATGCCCGGCGTCGATTATAAACAATTTTGTGATACGATGCTGTCATGCACTTCTAAAAAAGATTTTCAAAGTAAACTTGCCGTTCCCTTCCTGTACAGACTTGTTAAGGCTTCTACCACGGGAGTAGACGCTTCCGGATTCGAATATCTCGACCATTCGGAAAGTTACACCTTCATGTCGAACCATCGCGATATCGTACTCGACGCTTCGTTTCTAAATATCATGCTCATCGAACACGGTTTCGAGACGAGTGAAGTGGCTATTGGAGACAATCTACTGATATACCCTTGGATATCGAACCTGGTACGTATCAATAAAAGCGTGATCGTTAACCGGGATGTCCCCGTCAGGAAAATGCTCGAAGTGTCACGCAGGCTTTCAAATTATATCAACTTCGCAATAAAAATAAAACACCAGTCTCTCTGGATTGCCCAAAGAGAAGGTAGAGCTAAAGATTCTGATGACAGGACTCAAGAAAGCGTTATAAAAATGCTGAATCTCGGAGGTGGAAGTTCCGATGTAAAAACAAATATCATGGGAGTAAATATCGTACCCGTTTCTATCTCGTACGAGTACGATCCTTGCGATTTTTTAAAGGCCCGCGAATTTCAACTAAAAAGAGATTGTCCCGATTATAAAAAGACTCCGCACGACGACTTGCTAAATATGGAAACCGGCATTCTCGGACAAAAAGGCCATATACATTTCGCTATGTCCGAACCGTTGAATAAACGACTTGCAGAAATTACCGAGAATCTCGATAAAACTGAAATGATCGCCCGCATCACCCATCTAATCGACCATGCCATACACTCTAACTATATGATTTATCCCATCAATTATATTGCTTACGACATGTTATACGATGAGGAACGATTTGCGAAAAACTATATGCCGGAAGAAAAAAACAATTTTATAAATTATATACAAGGACAAATAGATAAAATAACCGATATCCCTGACAAAGACGAAAATTTCCTGCGTAAAAAAATGCTGGAAATGTATTCTAATCCTTTAAAGAACAAACTATCCGCAAGTAATAGTTTATAA
- a CDS encoding D-alanine--D-alanine ligase — MSKCKIAIIAGGDSSEIVVSLRSAQGIYSFLDHDRYEAYIVKLKKSDWHVDLPDGKTAPIDKNDFSFVWEGKRIRFDLAYITIHGTPGENGLLQGYFELIGLPYSCCGVLAAALTFNKYMCNHYLHAFDIPIARSILLRAGESISNDDVVSRIGLPCFIKPNVGGSSFGTTKVKETDQIQPAIAHAFEEGEEVIIESFMKGTEITCGCYKTRQHEVVFPITEVISKNEFFDYEAKYTASKVSEITPARISEEIASSVKATTSRIYDIIGCKGIIRVDYIIIGNTPYLLEVNTTPGMTATSFIPQQVKAAGLEIKDVMTDIIENELTQR, encoded by the coding sequence ATGAGTAAGTGCAAAATAGCCATTATCGCCGGAGGAGATTCTTCGGAGATTGTCGTTTCGCTAAGAAGCGCACAAGGTATATATTCGTTTTTAGATCATGACCGTTACGAAGCCTATATCGTAAAGCTGAAAAAATCAGACTGGCATGTAGATCTTCCCGATGGAAAAACGGCCCCGATCGACAAAAACGACTTCAGTTTCGTTTGGGAAGGCAAACGAATACGTTTCGATCTGGCATATATTACCATACACGGTACTCCTGGTGAGAACGGACTTTTACAAGGCTATTTCGAACTTATCGGGCTACCCTATTCCTGCTGTGGAGTATTGGCCGCCGCACTTACTTTTAATAAATACATGTGTAATCATTACCTGCATGCTTTCGATATACCTATCGCAAGATCGATATTATTAAGAGCTGGAGAAAGCATCAGTAACGATGACGTCGTGTCTCGTATCGGGCTACCCTGTTTTATTAAGCCTAATGTAGGGGGGTCGAGTTTCGGAACGACTAAGGTAAAAGAAACAGATCAGATACAACCGGCCATAGCGCATGCTTTTGAGGAAGGAGAAGAAGTTATTATCGAATCTTTCATGAAAGGAACTGAAATAACTTGCGGATGTTACAAAACAAGGCAACACGAAGTCGTTTTCCCGATCACCGAGGTAATAAGTAAAAACGAATTTTTCGATTATGAAGCAAAATATACCGCTTCAAAAGTCAGCGAAATCACCCCGGCCCGCATTTCGGAGGAAATTGCGTCTTCGGTAAAAGCAACAACATCTCGCATCTACGATATTATCGGTTGCAAAGGAATTATTCGCGTCGATTATATCATCATCGGAAACACTCCGTATCTGCTCGAGGTAAACACGACACCGGGCATGACCGCAACCAGCTTTATACCCCAACAAGTAAAAGCTGCAGGTCTCGAGATAAAAGATGTAATGACCGACATTATCGAAAATGAATTGACACAACGTTAA
- a CDS encoding RluA family pseudouridine synthase, with product MEEKTNKEEELLDDTELIDEELPGLYEHYRFVADKGQTLLRIDKFLTARIEHVSRNRIQMAAEAGCILVNGKPVKSNYRVKPADTVSIVMDRPKYELEIIPEDIPLNIVYEDNELLVVNKPAGLVVHPGHGNYSGTLVNALAYHFRNHPDFDVSDPRLGLVHRIDKDTSGLLVIAKTPEAKTHLGTQFFNKTTQRKYLAVVWGVPPEDEGRIEGNIGRSLKDRLQMAVFPDGDHGKTAVTHYKVIEKMGYVSTVECRLETGRTHQIRVHMKYIGHPLFNDARYGGNEILKGTTFTKYKQFVNNCFSICPRQALHARTLGFVHPKTGKEMFFDSEIPEDMGQLIEKWRNYMINREIS from the coding sequence ATGGAGGAAAAGACCAACAAAGAAGAAGAATTATTAGACGATACCGAGCTCATCGATGAAGAGCTTCCGGGCCTGTATGAACATTATCGGTTTGTGGCCGACAAAGGTCAGACCTTACTCCGCATAGATAAATTTCTGACTGCACGTATCGAACATGTATCCCGTAATCGCATACAAATGGCCGCCGAGGCAGGGTGTATACTTGTAAACGGTAAACCGGTAAAATCGAACTATCGTGTAAAACCGGCCGATACGGTCTCGATCGTTATGGACCGCCCCAAATACGAACTCGAAATCATCCCCGAAGACATCCCTTTAAATATCGTATATGAAGACAACGAATTGCTGGTAGTGAATAAGCCGGCAGGACTTGTCGTACATCCTGGTCACGGGAACTATTCAGGAACTCTCGTAAACGCTTTGGCATACCACTTTCGTAATCATCCCGATTTCGATGTCTCCGATCCTCGTCTCGGACTTGTACACCGTATCGACAAAGACACTTCGGGACTCTTGGTTATCGCTAAAACACCCGAAGCAAAAACCCATTTAGGGACACAATTCTTCAACAAAACCACTCAACGAAAATATCTTGCAGTGGTATGGGGAGTTCCACCGGAAGATGAAGGCCGTATAGAAGGGAATATAGGTCGCAGCCTGAAAGACCGGTTACAAATGGCTGTTTTCCCCGATGGAGATCACGGAAAAACGGCTGTTACTCATTATAAAGTCATTGAAAAAATGGGATATGTGTCTACGGTAGAATGTCGTCTCGAAACCGGACGTACCCATCAAATCAGGGTACACATGAAATATATCGGGCATCCCCTATTCAATGATGCTCGTTATGGGGGTAACGAGATACTGAAAGGAACTACTTTTACGAAGTATAAACAATTTGTAAATAATTGTTTCAGTATTTGCCCTCGTCAGGCTCTACATGCCCGCACGCTGGGTTTCGTACATCCTAAAACAGGGAAAGAAATGTTTTTCGATTCAGAAATACCCGAAGACATGGGTCAATTGATCGAAAAATGGAGAAATTATATGATAAACAGAGAAATTTCCTGA
- a CDS encoding PASTA domain-containing protein — MKKILLFLGNHPIIKNLIFIFITMIVLVAILLYWLNIYTQHGKSVTVPNVQRLSVQDAAPILAHNHLRYEIIDSIYVSGAAPGSILEQIPQEGLKVKEGRTIFLTINATSARKISIPDVKDMSLRQASALLIAQGFPEPDIQYVSSEYKDLVLGVSLNGKNMERGAKLSADTHLTLLVGDGYAVSPADSLLNDSLSTQTEEGWLE; from the coding sequence GTGAAAAAAATACTTTTATTTTTGGGGAATCATCCCATTATAAAAAACTTGATTTTCATTTTTATAACCATGATAGTTCTGGTAGCTATCTTGTTATATTGGCTTAATATATACACACAACACGGCAAATCGGTAACCGTACCCAACGTTCAACGTTTATCGGTACAGGATGCAGCCCCGATACTCGCACATAATCATTTACGGTACGAGATCATCGACTCGATATATGTATCGGGAGCGGCTCCCGGCAGCATCCTCGAGCAAATCCCCCAAGAAGGACTAAAAGTAAAAGAAGGCCGTACGATATTTCTTACCATAAACGCAACCTCAGCACGAAAAATTTCCATACCGGATGTCAAAGATATGTCGTTGAGACAAGCTTCAGCGCTGCTCATCGCACAAGGTTTTCCCGAGCCCGATATACAATATGTCTCTTCTGAATATAAAGATCTTGTTTTGGGTGTGAGTTTAAACGGAAAAAATATGGAAAGAGGAGCTAAACTAAGTGCCGATACACATCTTACCCTACTCGTAGGTGATGGTTATGCCGTCTCTCCTGCCGATAGTCTTTTAAACGATTCGCTTTCTACACAGACCGAGGAGGGCTGGCTCGAATAA
- a CDS encoding taxilin, with protein sequence MKKNYTVWVIVGALVVILAGAGYYIYRQHTEMVEFKTQVELEKEKDALEKEYADLAFQYDQYEGGKILLNNDSLVEKLDAEKMKVQRLLEELRTVKSTNSARINELKRELATLRSVMRNYIIQIDSLNSLNQKLQKENKTVTEKYQRVAQTASQLQKDKEQLSHQVTLASKLDAVGISVTPINSRGKVVSRISKTDQLKVCFTIGKNITAEVGEKYIYIRIVKPDGDVLVKDRSAVFHYEDKDINYSSRKLIEYDGEEMNLCIFWQVEEFLYPGNYRVDIFADNYMIGSKSFELKK encoded by the coding sequence ATGAAGAAGAATTATACTGTGTGGGTAATCGTGGGGGCTTTGGTTGTTATTCTTGCCGGAGCCGGTTATTATATTTACCGTCAGCATACCGAAATGGTTGAATTCAAAACCCAGGTCGAACTCGAAAAAGAAAAAGACGCGCTCGAAAAAGAATATGCCGATTTAGCTTTTCAGTATGACCAGTACGAAGGTGGAAAGATTTTGCTGAATAACGATTCGTTGGTGGAAAAACTCGATGCCGAAAAAATGAAAGTACAGCGTTTACTCGAAGAATTGCGTACGGTAAAATCTACCAATTCGGCTCGAATTAATGAGTTGAAGCGTGAATTAGCGACTCTGCGTAGTGTAATGAGGAATTATATCATTCAGATCGATTCGTTGAATTCTTTAAATCAGAAACTCCAAAAAGAGAACAAAACGGTTACCGAAAAATATCAGCGTGTCGCACAAACAGCTTCTCAGTTACAGAAAGATAAGGAACAGCTGAGTCATCAGGTTACACTGGCATCGAAACTCGATGCAGTGGGTATATCTGTTACTCCCATAAATAGCCGGGGAAAAGTCGTATCACGTATCTCTAAGACCGATCAGTTGAAAGTTTGTTTTACAATCGGCAAAAACATTACCGCCGAAGTAGGTGAAAAATATATTTATATACGTATAGTTAAACCCGATGGGGACGTCTTGGTGAAGGATCGTTCCGCTGTATTCCATTATGAGGATAAAGATATAAATTACTCGAGTCGCAAGTTGATCGAGTATGATGGAGAAGAAATGAATCTTTGTATTTTTTGGCAAGTAGAGGAATTTCTTTATCCCGGAAATTACCGGGTAGATATATTTGCCGATAATTATATGATCGGTAGCAAATCGTTCGAATTAAAAAAATAA
- a CDS encoding TolC family protein: MKKTITLCLLVACFGQVMGQKVLSLDSCRNMAIRNNKQIRIADEKIKAAGYDKKSAFANYLPGIDVMGTYLYSSKEISLLNDKQKAELSNLGTNLQGQAQNVLGPIIAANPQLAQILSPLLGIDIAGPLNGIGTSIVDAFRTDNTNLFAGAVTLTQPIYMGGKIRAYNQITKYAEELALSQKNTALKDIIFRVDEAYWQVVSLVYKEKLAVSYVNLLDTLNKNVEAMIEEGVATKSDGLTVAVKLNEAQITLTKVEDGLSLSKMVLAQLCGLPIDLQYSLADENMVPVAETKVPVFNMDEVYANRSEIKSLTLATEIYRKKQNVVRSEMLPNVALTGSYLISNPNLLNGFSKKFDGLFNVGVMVKIPIFHWGKNYYKLQSAKAERNIAMLELSDAKEMIELQVNQAAFKVTEANKKLDMTRRNMEKAEENLRNAQLGFEEGVLTADNLLEAQTAWLQAQSEKIDAEIDVRLCNVYLEKATGMLK; this comes from the coding sequence ATGAAAAAAACGATCACCCTATGTTTATTGGTTGCCTGTTTTGGCCAGGTAATGGGACAAAAGGTACTTTCTCTCGATTCTTGCCGAAATATGGCAATTCGCAATAATAAACAGATACGCATTGCCGATGAAAAGATAAAAGCGGCGGGTTATGATAAAAAATCGGCATTTGCCAATTACTTGCCGGGGATTGATGTAATGGGTACGTATTTGTATAGTTCTAAGGAAATTTCTCTTTTAAATGACAAACAAAAAGCGGAATTGTCGAATCTTGGTACTAATTTGCAAGGGCAGGCACAAAATGTTCTGGGACCTATTATTGCTGCCAATCCGCAATTGGCACAGATTCTCTCTCCTTTGCTGGGGATCGATATTGCCGGTCCGTTAAATGGTATCGGTACTTCGATAGTCGATGCTTTCCGTACCGATAATACCAATTTGTTTGCCGGGGCGGTAACACTTACCCAGCCTATTTATATGGGCGGTAAGATAAGGGCTTACAACCAGATTACCAAATATGCTGAAGAATTAGCTCTTTCACAAAAAAATACAGCATTGAAGGATATAATTTTCAGAGTCGATGAGGCTTACTGGCAAGTCGTATCTTTAGTATATAAAGAAAAACTGGCAGTGAGTTATGTGAATCTTCTCGATACTTTGAATAAAAACGTCGAGGCGATGATCGAGGAAGGCGTAGCGACAAAATCGGACGGCCTTACGGTTGCGGTAAAACTGAATGAAGCACAAATTACCTTAACTAAGGTGGAAGACGGTCTTAGCCTTTCGAAAATGGTTCTTGCGCAGTTATGCGGATTACCGATAGATTTGCAGTATTCACTTGCCGATGAAAATATGGTTCCTGTGGCCGAAACTAAAGTTCCCGTTTTTAATATGGATGAGGTATATGCCAACCGGAGTGAAATAAAAAGTTTGACGTTGGCGACTGAAATTTATCGTAAAAAACAGAATGTCGTACGGTCCGAAATGTTGCCTAATGTTGCTCTTACGGGTAGCTACTTAATCTCTAATCCGAATTTGTTGAATGGCTTTTCGAAGAAATTCGACGGACTTTTTAATGTCGGGGTAATGGTTAAGATCCCTATTTTTCATTGGGGGAAAAATTATTATAAGTTGCAGTCGGCAAAAGCTGAGAGAAATATAGCTATGCTCGAATTGAGCGATGCTAAAGAAATGATAGAATTACAGGTGAACCAGGCTGCTTTTAAAGTGACCGAGGCGAATAAAAAATTGGACATGACCCGCCGTAATATGGAGAAAGCCGAAGAGAATTTGCGTAATGCGCAGCTCGGATTTGAAGAAGGTGTTCTTACGGCCGATAATTTACTCGAAGCGCAGACGGCATGGTTACAAGCCCAATCGGAAAAGATCGATGCTGAAATCGATGTTCGCTTGTGCAATGTATATCTCGAAAAGGCAACCGGGATGCTGAAATAG
- a CDS encoding HlyD family secretion protein, whose protein sequence is MDTPQRKKEKSLAIGLVALIIVILILALIGFFMLKPAPEIIQGQAEATQIRVSGKLPGRVVEFMVEEGQHVNKGDTLVRIFSSDAEAKLMQAAAMESVYKAQNMKVDKGARIEVINSAHDMWQKALAGLNIAKKSYDRMQALYNKGVVSAQKRDEAEANYKAMAATERAARSQYEMAKTGAQIEDKEAAAAMVEAAKGSVAQVESVLADSYLIAPSDGEISDIFPNVGELVGTGAPIMNVLDLNKMWVTFNVREELLKDLTMGKELKATIPALGNKEVTLKIYYIKDLGTYAVWRATKVTGQYDAKTFEIKARPTQRIENFRPGMSVLIKD, encoded by the coding sequence ATGGATACTCCTCAAAGAAAAAAAGAAAAAAGCCTCGCTATCGGGCTGGTTGCGCTGATTATTGTTATCCTGATATTGGCTCTTATCGGATTTTTTATGTTGAAACCAGCTCCCGAAATCATACAGGGACAGGCTGAAGCGACTCAAATACGGGTTTCCGGTAAATTGCCGGGACGTGTAGTAGAATTTATGGTAGAAGAAGGGCAGCATGTTAATAAAGGCGATACGCTGGTACGTATATTTTCATCAGATGCCGAAGCTAAACTCATGCAAGCGGCTGCTATGGAGAGTGTATATAAGGCGCAGAACATGAAAGTAGATAAAGGTGCTCGTATTGAAGTGATTAATTCCGCCCACGATATGTGGCAGAAGGCTTTGGCCGGACTTAACATTGCTAAAAAATCGTATGATCGTATGCAGGCCCTTTATAATAAAGGGGTAGTTTCTGCTCAGAAACGAGATGAGGCTGAGGCTAATTATAAAGCTATGGCTGCTACCGAAAGGGCTGCAAGGTCGCAGTATGAAATGGCAAAAACCGGTGCTCAGATAGAAGATAAAGAAGCGGCGGCTGCCATGGTTGAGGCTGCTAAAGGAAGTGTCGCGCAGGTAGAATCGGTATTGGCCGACTCTTATCTTATCGCTCCTTCTGACGGAGAAATTTCAGATATTTTTCCGAATGTAGGTGAGTTGGTAGGAACCGGGGCTCCTATTATGAATGTCCTCGACTTGAATAAAATGTGGGTTACATTTAATGTTCGAGAAGAATTGCTGAAAGATTTGACGATGGGGAAAGAGTTGAAGGCGACGATTCCGGCGTTAGGAAACAAGGAGGTGACATTGAAAATATATTATATTAAAGACCTGGGAACTTATGCTGTGTGGAGGGCAACGAAAGTAACGGGACAATATGATGCAAAAACTTTCGAAATTAAGGCACGTCCAACACAGAGGATCGAGAATTTCCGTCCGGGAATGTCGGTACTTATCAAAGACTGA